ccatcatttttaaaaactgatatCCACTGCCtggccagaaaaaaaacaggtcaTTTAACTAAGCAAATAGGTAAGAGCCTCCCACTGTATAAATACTGCATGGGTGATTgtgtttcagctggcaacaagTTATTAACCCTAACTGATGCAGTGCGTagcttttaattttttaaacaacGATGTCGAGAGACACATCCTGTGGTCGTGGAAAAAATGTTAATCTGTTTCAGAAGGGTGATATTATTGGCATACATCAAGCAGAGGAAACATCTAAGGAGattgctgaaataaataaaattaagaaatgttcaaCGCATTAGTAAAAAGTGGAAGGACAGTGGGGAAACATCTTCGAGGAAGGAATATGGtcagaaaaattaaataaaaagatcATGATCGGCGATCTCTTAAACATTAGGTGAAATCAAATtgtagaaaaaacaacaacagtagAACTAACTCAGGGATATATTTAAAGTGAAAGTAAATGCATTTCCACATGCACAATGCGAAAGGAACTCAAGGGATTGGGAATAAACAGCTGTGTAGCTTTAAGAGAACCACTTATCAGTGAGGCTAACCAGCAAAAAGGCTACAATTTGTAAACAAGTATAAAGATTGGACTCTGCAGTCATGGAAGACGGTGATGTGGTCTGATGAGTCCTGATTTACCCTGTCCCAGAGTGATGGGTGCCCCGAGGAAGCCTGTGGGGACAGTGCTATTATCTGGGGTTGCTGCAGTTGGTCAGGTCTAGGTTCAGGAACGTTATGTGCCCAAAGATAGAGGTCAGCTGACTACCTGAATATACTGAACAACCAGGTTATTCCAGGTAACTCCAATGGATTTTTTCTTCACTGATGGCATGGGCATATTCTAAGATGACAATGGCTGGATTCATTGGGCTCAAATTGTGAAAGAGTGGTTCAGAGAGCATGAGACATCATGTTAACACATAGATTGGCCACCAAAGGGTCCAGACCTGAACCCCATTGAGAATCTTTGGGATGAACTGGAGAAGCACCGGTCCAAATCTCCCATCATCAATACAAGATTAATGCAACACGGgacagaaataaatgttgtgACATTGCAGAAGCTTGTGGAAACAATGCCACAGTGAATGCATGCTATAATCAAAGCTAATGGTTGTCCAACTAAATATTAGCGtgtgcaatgtttttttttttttttggccaggcAGTGCATTTTAGTTACAACCCATTCTGATCCAATTTCATGAACAAAATGTTGAAATGCATGTTACAAAATGGTACAAAGTACCACTGTGCACAAGAGGGAGTAATGAAATTATTTAACCCTCTGGAGACTGAGgcctttcagccatgtctgaggtAATCTGCCTCGCCTTGACATTTTTACaaatttcacccaactaaaaatgtttgttcccaaaaagctacacattcagcacaaacacagcaacAATAATGAGAGAGATGTATGTATGGCATTCAtcggttttatttatttttttaactctaAACATGGACTTCCCAAAAATATTACACTGATACATAGTTCAAATgttcaatgtgttttttcactgttagttcagctgtatttcacagagataACCTAAGGTGGCGCTATTACACCATCTGTTGGTAGTTGATAAACTGGCTCTTGAACCaaaaaagtttgttcccagctggaaccaaagaacagtaggttcttcagcacgaactgtggctgaataataggaaataagacaggaacagaatctgtttgtgtgtgtttctggggatgTGTTTGGCACGACACCATGCACGTTGGCCAGAGCCTCAGCAGGACGCTtggaactcagcaacatttacacaggtaTTATATCTCATAGAGAggggaggactgctgaatttgacTTATTTCACATGAATCtatgcctgaaatattgtaaaaggAAGTGTTggatgtggtgtttgtgtttataaaactccatagaGCTGCGCACAAccacattaaacttcacatgctttaacctgttGTTACACTGATTAAATAAGTaactgtaattcttaaaatcaacaaaatgttctttctCCTTTTCAGTGGTAGATcgtctagtatttatttttaaataaaatgaacaacaatgattgttatattttatgaacaaaactttgtgctccttttacatttctgcatttattagtcctgccctccatattttctgtacatcATGTAATGAAAACCAcatttaaacaaagacattgatatgaagcaccaaagcttctccagccctttcaatgacaagggtatgtattttgggctttcctgtttttgaaataccagaaacaCCTGGTAATACAATATCAGAAACGTATTAGGGCTAATTgcggtccggcaaaactaggcttgcctagtttctctttgctcttgtttctaAATACATGTGGCTTACACACTGACTATTCATGAGATAGGTGTGAAAACACAGGTGAGAAATCCCCTCCCTGCTGTCTAattgtgcttttccaccgcatgggtccaGCTCTACCTGACTCCACTCGGTTTTCTTAAAgattgtcgcttttccactagcacagctcccctgtGAAATTGAACCGGTGACGTCGGCAATAAAGTCAGGCAccgtttactcattgtgtattcacataccgtttttgttttttggactgaacctGGCTCTGCGCCCCAGTTCCCACAGATCGGTTTTTCCTGTTGCATGTTCATCTTCCTCTGTAActtgagattttacaagcagcatGTTTGTGTTAAATTTGAATGAGCTCTACCCAATCTGCGCTGTGCAGTGGTTACAcgatttagtacctacttggcACGGTTGGAACCGGTGCAAGCAGGGACTGGCCagtagaaaagcaaaagagccgagctaagtcgtgtaggttccatgcagtggaatagTTTCAAAAGATAATGACCCATTAGCAACCCCGCCCCTATCAGTTTAGAATGTGTAAGAAGAGATAAGAGGCcataaaagattttttttagtttattgaAAAACAAATGGGTACAAGAGCATGCAATAAATGggtaaaatatcaaaaagttctTCACTGAGCCCAGCACGAGTATCTATACCACCCCCTGCACCACTAGCTCTTCActggggtcatcaggtaggcatgaatattcaaaataattgtcAGTCCTGTTCATGATGCCAAtctttaaaacagtttctgtctggttGTAGACAAAGGAAGACATCACACTTTTCACACTTCCAAGGGGTTTTTATCGTCTTTCCCCTACGCACCCTGCAATGCGTACAGGTCCTGCGGCCAATAGAGGCCTTCAAACTCTTGTCAGTGACCATATCAGCTCCAGGCACTGGCATATGAACACCACCGGATTTCTTCACAGGGCTCTTCTGCGTCACAACACACAGCTGAGCAGCCAGCTCCTCCATGAAAGCCTTGTGGGTCATGCTGTCCTGTTTCAACAGTTCtttgtggagaatgtaggcattggtcgcagcaatgtccaagaagtgcAGAAAGAGTTTCCTGTACCACTTCAACGATTTGTGCTGCGTCGTGTAGTACTGGATCAGTTGGTCGGACAAATCCACACCTCCCATGTGCTTGTTGTATTGCATGACCGGTGATGGGCACGGAAAGGATTCTGTGGTCCAAACCCCCTGTTCGGATTTCACTCTTCTCTGTACCACATCCCCAGTGAAGGCTGAATGAATGGTGGAGCAGACAGACACCTCCCGCGTATCCATCCACTTCACAAAGAGAAGAGGGCCATCTCTAATCCAGCGGATTGATCCTCTAGGCGAATTCTTTGTCAGGGCATTGATAGTACTGCTTGGGCATTCCTTCCTGGCCTCTCTGTATGTTCCACAAGCACCAAACCTGGAAGCCAACAAGTCCTTGAAAAGCTTTGGGCTTGTGTAGAAGTTGTCCATGTACACATGATACCCTGACCCCAAATACCTTCGGTCAATCAGGGACATGACAGCATCATAAGAGAGTCCTTGGCCTGTGGCAAACTCGTTCTTTCCAGTGTACACCGAAAAGTCAACAGTGTACCCATTGCTGGAGTCTGCAAGCACAAACAACTTGAAACCCCACTTGGTTGGTTTGGCTTTCATGTACTGCGTCATGCTAGTATGTACTCTGCAAGGTACCATACGTTCATCCACAGCAAGATTCCTGCGTGGATGGAAGAAAGACTTGCAGGCGTCCTGAACTGTGTGCATCAAAGGTTTGATCCGGAACAGCTTGTCATGCTCTGGTGTTCCCTTCTTGGCGTCATTCAGCCTGTCCTCATCTGGGTCACTCATGTGTATGTTCCATGAGATTGACCGGTATCTGTCTCTTGACATCACTTGAGGTGGGAAAAGGATGGAAAAGATGCTGTTTTTCCGCCAGTAGTCACTGATGTGATCCAACTTGATCATGGCCATGTAGAAGGTCAGTCCAATGTGCTTGTAAAATTCATCAACTCCAACATCCGTCCATTTGTATTTTGCACCTCTGGCTTTGGTCTTGGCGGCCTGCTTGTTGGTGTTCCTGCAGAGGGTTTTCACAGCATCTTCTGTAATGAACAGCTTAAAGAGCTCAAGGGGAGTGTGTCTTTCCCCTGGGCACAGCTGCACACCAGGTTCCCTTGCCGGTAAAAAACGCAGTGTTGGTGGAGTGGTATCAACACTAGTTTCTGTCCTCCATGACGGTTGTTGCAGAATTAGCTGACAGCGTGCTTTTTTCCGTACAGGCGAGACAAGAGTCTCaaattttctgtaaaataataaagagtATAAGCGTCAGCAGCAACGACACGTTTTAATGTATTTCAGACTGCTATGGAGCAACCAAGTCATAAATATGAGGTTCAGTGGttgaaagcagcagagagcaTCCAAACTTTACTACAAGCCATTGAGCTCCGTGCCTCTGCACAATTCCAAAACATTTAccgtcatcttcacatattccCTCGCTGGAATATACTACTGATCTACCTAGCGCAGAAAATAATCAGCACCAAACATGCTGCAGAAAAATTCGCCAAACATATTTCACTTACTCATCCCAGTCTTCTTTGGGATCAAGACGTTGCTCAAAATGAAGCCATTCCTCGTCACTGTCTTCGCTGCTTTCATCTGAGGAACTGCAGTCTTCTTCACTCTTCACGGCACGGCTCTCCGGGATCTGCTGCAAGGTATCGGCAGCTGAAAAGCGTGACTGCCATCTTGAAGCCCCACGCTTAGTGTGAAATCACAGCCATGTGCTTCTGTTTATATGACtaaattgtgtgttgtgttgcagTCGTAATCCTCCAATAAGAGCGCCCAGATTATGAATGGGTGGGCCATCAAAGCTCGCGCTGTAACTCTCAGACGGAAACGTGCCTCTTGGTACTTATCTTTCCAGAACAAGTGAAAAAACATTTCCTTTCAACCtctatatacaggaggtcctctggttacgtcagtcccgagttacgatgtttcgtggttacgacacatctcccatttactgtataaagccttgtttcgacttaagtggttttgcatcgtaaacgtcgtaacgcgaacttcgtgtttggtgtgtgcggcgcggcggaagaatacacggttacgcggctcgggaccgaggaggataggtgttaggataggataagtgcttacagtatgttatttacgtacagtatgtacgtatgttccgacttacaccgaaaatcggtttacgacgcgacgtaggaacggattaacgtcgtaagtcgaggacccccctGCATTTGAAAAATAGACCCTTTAAGGTTTAGgtgctatgtttattatgtttctaggaCAAAAATTCAATGAGTTGCGCAAGTGTTTTGTTGCAAGTTCTGATTTATCCGGGCAGAGGGTTAAAATAaagttagggctggacaataattcaatatcagtatataccgcaatataaaatgtttcgaTAACAATGATATAATATtctttaatatttcagtatacattatttacttttaattaattatttattattcaggGTGCTGCTGTCAGTTCATGGCACTCACATTTAAAGcgagtttaaaaatattaatgtttacaAATTCTGAAGGTGGTGTAatgtttcttatttgttttggcagtttttcagtggattttttttattgttcatatcagtATCGGAAATATATCTTATCAACAGAAATTAAGAAAGGtatcgtgatataaatattggccatatcgtccagtcATATATAACCATGTCATACAACTAACCTTACAACAGATTTAATACAGTGTATAAGAATGTTACAATATAACGTTCTCAGACACAACCTGTCCAAATTAACCCTTTCTAAAATGTGCTAAATACAGACCTTAACTCAGTTATGTCTCCCCTCTCAAAACTCTACTGAATGTCTGAAGCATGCTGCATATGTTCCTTACCTCAACAACCTTGCGGCCCACCTCCTTGCCATCTTCATAGTATACATCAGTGATAACGCGGGTGACGGTCGTGCGCACCTCTTGAATGGTGCGGACATGTCTGTGGTGAGAAGGTCCTGTCTGAGAACGGGTCGGAGTGACTGACTCTACCTTTAAAAGAGAAACAGTAGACACTAGTGTCACACCATACACTGTAGTTCAAGTACTAGgaccattttaaaatgcttactTTGTGGattaaagtaattaaaaatacataacctTGCGTTGACTCCATTTTCCCGCCTATGACAGGTTAATTGTTAATATTTGTGTGGGTTTAGGTAGCAAAAATAGCATGTAAGTactattatcatcattatcttTCACATCTCTAAAGTAAGCAGTGGAGAGGAAACCTAAGTCTTTATTCAGTGATGTATCAAGGCCTCTCTTACCCCTCCTGACAGTCCTCGCGGTCCAGGAGCATCGATGCTAGTCTGCTGGGACACAGCTTTCTTTTTGGCCTAAAAGCGAGAACAGCAAACCTGAAGTATACAATTCATCATTTCTTCCCTCATAAAGATTCAGAACCTTTACTTTGCCTTGAAATATCTTACTTTGCTGGGAGGGCTGGGTGTTGCTGTAAAGTCAAAGCTGGTTTGCTGAGATACAGCCTTTTGGCGTGTAGGTGTTCTGGGCTGCACCTGTCCGGAAGTGCTGGGGGTCTCCTGCTCGTTTATCACAAGGGGTTGCACTTCGGTCAGAGGGGTTGTGGGAGTGCTCAGAGCTGCTGTGCCGTTGGGGTGAGATGGCTGGTGAGCAGCCTCACAGAGTCCCTCTGTACCATTACGCACTGCCTCCAGGGGGCGCTTTGGAGAACATTCAGGGTCCACACTGCTGCTTGGGATACTGTGGACAGTCTGACTCTGACATCTAGTGGACAGagaagtaagagagagagggggagggggggggggacaaaAAGCAAGGTCAGATATTTGAAAACAGtttgtaaagaaaataaaacagattacTGTCATTAAGTACAGGATATATAGGTTATATACCATATACCATGGTTTAAAAAAGtcatctctttaaaaaaaataaaatcaatgaaGGGTTTGCAGGCTTTTCCTTTTGCCTAAAACATGAGCAGTGCATCGGAGAAAGCCTTGAAGGAGACCTTACTATAAAAGCTTTATATCAGCCTATAATAAGCTGCATGGCTCCCCCCTTCCCATTCTCTCAGTGGGCTGCTGGCTCTGACCCAGAATAGCCCCCTGATGAGCACCTTTGGTGGTGGAAGTAGGGCACACTACTACTCTGCACAAGCAAACAGGTCACCAGCAAACCCACTTAAAGCCTTCCCAAAATACCTTCTACTGAGGGAGCTTTATTTATAGCTTTAAAAAACCCTTTCAAGGTCAGGCACATTTGAGGAAATCTGTAAGTAGCTCTGTAGATTTTTATGTTAAAGCATAAATGCACAGAAGCAATATCcacaaattatttacatttcccAGTTAATGCAGTCTCTTCAACTGACACTACACAGCAAAAAAGGccattatttattgtttttttgatgattttaaaagagagagagagagagagaaagaaagagagaaagagagagagagagagaaagaaagagagaaagagagagagagagaaagaaagagagagaagctggCAAATGGTCGTgtacaaaattattattaactgAAGTCCTGATAAAAGCAACCACCAAgtagaataaatataaaacatcaaTAAATTCTGtcataaatgtgaaatgtgacCATTGCACCGTGCTCTCAGTAGTGATGCTATAAAGGATCTGTACTGAGATTTCTTAAATAAGATAAGCACCTGATGGGGAGATCGCTGGAC
This window of the Hoplias malabaricus isolate fHopMal1 chromosome Y, fHopMal1.hap1, whole genome shotgun sequence genome carries:
- the LOC136679556 gene encoding piggyBac transposable element-derived protein 4-like, which encodes MAMIKLDHISDYWRKNSIFSILFPPQVMSRDRYRSISWNIHMSDPDEDRLNDAKKGTPEHDKLFRIKPLMHTVQDACKSFFHPRRNLAVDERMVPCRVHTSMTQYMKAKPTKWGFKLFVLADSSNGYTVDFSVYTGKNEFATGQGLSYDAVMSLIDRRYLGSGYHVYMDNFYTSPKLFKDLLASRFGACGTYREARKECPSSTINALTKNSPRGSIRWIRDGPLLFVKWMDTREVSVCSTIHSAFTGDVVQRRVKSEQGVWTTESFPCPSPVMQYNKHMGGVDLSDQLIQYYTTQHKSLKWYRKLFLHFLDIAATNAYILHKELLKQDSMTHKAFMEELAAQLCVVTQKSPVKKSGGVHMPVPGADMVTDKSLKASIGRRTCTHCRVRRGKTIKTPWKCEKCDVFLCLQPDRNCFKDWHHEQD